gaaaacataCAATGCAGCATATCCCCGGTAGCACTTTTCTGTACATCATCCATTCTGTCTTCTTAAACCTGTGGCACCTCAGAATCCAAATCGAGTTGATTGTTTGGCATACATTGCACTATTTTGCGTCACTAGTTTCATGGCTTTCCGTTCATACGGCTAAATCATCGGAGCGAGCCCGGCTACTTGCCTTGCTTAACCTGCTCAGGGATCTAGAATCAGGAATTAACTCAAAACTTAATAAAGGCAGTTGAGAACCCGGAGGTTCAACTTCATAATCATCTGGATTCTCCGACAAAGGTTCAGGGAACCCATGTCCTAGAGGAAGGTGTTCAGATCTGGAATTATCTGAAAGTGCTCTAGACGGTGCACGTTCATATGGTGCCTGGTCAAAATTGGTTGGATTGTTTTCATCTAAGACTTGTTCTGAAGTTTCTGTGGAAGGAATATTTTCTAGTGGTGGATCAAAGATAGAAGTGGTTGTTTGTGATGGagtgtgctcagcggaggcatgATCTGAAGCAGCCTGAGATAAAGCGCGGTATGAGGGTGCACACTCGAAAGGGTCATGGTCAGAAGCTGCTCGGGATACAGCCCTTTCTGAGGAAGTGCGCTCAAATGGGGCATTTTCAGATGTTGCTCGAGATGGGACTCTTTCTGAAGTCGCATGTTCAGAAGTTGCTCGAGATAAAGCACGCTCCGAGGGTGCGCGCTCAGAAGAGGTATGCTCAGAATTAGCCCGGGAAATAGCTCGCTCTGAGAGTGCCTGCTCTGAAGGTGCTCTTTCAGAGATCATATTGTTGGAAGGTAATTTTATAAGGGAATGAAAAGCACGTTCAGAAAGTGCACGCGATGGTGCCCTTTCAGAGGGGGCACGCACCGAAGGGGCTCTCACTGAAAGGGCTCGCTCTGAAGGTGCTTGTTCTAGAGTTTCAGCAGCCTGAACTTTCACCATCTCTTGTTCTTCAGCTTGACGATACGAGGGTAGAGTTTCATCGTAGGTCTTCGACATGTCTTCTAAGAGGCCCGTGCTGCTTTTTTCATAATTATTAAAGTGAGATGGAAGCGGGCTAGCTTCTAATCCAACCTCGGTCATAGGGTAGAAATGGGAGACAGCCTTTTCTTCTTCCAGTAACTTATACCCTTTAGATTTTGGAATTGAGGAAATCGCAATGGAGTGCAACGGTTTCTGGGAAACTTCTCCAAGCAgtgaatttgtttggtgatctgtacTCCTCCGAAAAGCAAAGCGAATCTTTTTCCATCCCAGGTGACTGATCTCCACCACATTCAGAAAGAGTGAGACTGCAGCTACTGCTAACATGAACATAATAAATACAGTTTTCTCAGTAGGCCTGGAGACAAAACAGTCTACGATGTTTGGGCAAGGCCAACGACTGCAACGGTATAGGGGAAGGATCCTAAAACCATACAGGAAATATTGTCCTACCACAAAGCCCACCTCAAAAATTGTTTTGAAGATAATGTGACAGATGTAGGTTCTTAGGAGAGTTCCTTCCAAGCGAAACTTCTTAATCCCTTTGGTACTGGTCTCCTTGGTGGTCCTAATGCTTCCTTGATCGGGAGCAAGCGGCAACCTTTCTTCATTAATTTCCTGCTGCCGACTCATTTCTGCTtcctctctctcctttcttttctcTTCCATGCGAACGTGATGCACAGCGTGCCCCACGTACACCAGGGACGGTGTGGAGACAAAGATGATCTGAAGGACCCACAGTCTGATGTGAGACAATGGGAAAGCCTCATCGTAGCAGACATTCTCGCAACCAGGCTGCTGAGTGTTGCACACAAAATCAGATTGTTCATCCCCCCATACGAACTCAGCAGCAGTTCCCAAGATGAGGATCCGGAAAATGAACAGGACAGTCAGCCAGACCCTGCCAATAACGGTGGAGTGCTCATTCACCTCTTCTAAAATATTCCCTAAGAAACTCCAGTCTCCCATTATCTACagcctgtaaaaaaaaatggacaaacaTTAGTAAATTCACAAATAAAGCTgtagataaaataataaaaaaagctatCTAACAGAAGTAGAATAATTATAATATATTTATGCCAATGATAATACATTCATATTTTATCCTAAATTGTTTAAAGTACATAAAGTTGGCTACAAAAAAAGTACATACTTTAATAATGTCGTATCCGTGATCTCAGATCGTGAAATCCTCAGATCTGGAGTTCTCCTAAATTGGACTTCCTACACCATATGGATTTACGGATCAGTAGGACCCAGAATATGAATACATAAACGTAGGTACAGTAGGAGCATCTGAAAAAGACGTACTATTATTAGCATTATCAATAGTAGCATTATCATTATTAACTTCTGCCTCAATATTACTGCTGCCACTTGTAATTAATAATAACCTACAAACaaaacattaaagggactctgtcacctgaatttggcgggactggttttgggtcatatgggcggagttttcgggtgtttgattcaccctttccttacccgctggctgcatgctggctgcaatattggattgaagttcattctctgtcctctatagtacacgcctgcgcaaagcaatcttgccttgtgcaggtgtgtactatggaggacagagaatgaacttcaatccaatattgcag
The Ranitomeya imitator isolate aRanImi1 chromosome 3, aRanImi1.pri, whole genome shotgun sequence genome window above contains:
- the GJA8 gene encoding gap junction alpha-8 protein — its product is MGDWSFLGNILEEVNEHSTVIGRVWLTVLFIFRILILGTAAEFVWGDEQSDFVCNTQQPGCENVCYDEAFPLSHIRLWVLQIIFVSTPSLVYVGHAVHHVRMEEKRKEREEAEMSRQQEINEERLPLAPDQGSIRTTKETSTKGIKKFRLEGTLLRTYICHIIFKTIFEVGFVVGQYFLYGFRILPLYRCSRWPCPNIVDCFVSRPTEKTVFIMFMLAVAAVSLFLNVVEISHLGWKKIRFAFRRSTDHQTNSLLGEVSQKPLHSIAISSIPKSKGYKLLEEEKAVSHFYPMTEVGLEASPLPSHFNNYEKSSTGLLEDMSKTYDETLPSYRQAEEQEMVKVQAAETLEQAPSERALSVRAPSVRAPSERAPSQQALSERAISRANSEHTSSERAPSERALSRATSEHATSERVPSRATSENAPFERTSSERAVSRAASDHDPFECAPSYRALSQAASDHASAEHTPSQTTTSIFDPPLENIPSTETSEQVLDENNPTNFDQAPYERAPSRALSDNSRSEHLPLGHGFPEPLSENPDDYEVEPPGSQLPLLSFELIPDSRSLSRLSKASSRARSDDLAV